The proteins below come from a single Tenuifilum thalassicum genomic window:
- a CDS encoding polyketide cyclase, which yields MTTYESKIVAVKKRAEDIFRVLADFRNFSPIAQDKLENWSANEDSCSFSYKGMGPFGIKIIEREEFKTIKFTGDEKLPMQFFMWIQLKEVAPYDTRLKITVKAELNMMMKMMVGKKLQEGIDALADGIATAFNAL from the coding sequence ATGACAACCTACGAAAGCAAGATAGTTGCAGTAAAAAAGAGGGCGGAAGATATATTTAGAGTCTTAGCCGATTTTAGAAACTTTTCTCCTATTGCCCAGGATAAGTTGGAGAATTGGAGTGCCAATGAGGATAGTTGCTCCTTTTCATATAAGGGCATGGGGCCATTTGGCATTAAAATTATTGAACGCGAAGAGTTTAAAACCATTAAATTTACCGGTGACGAAAAGTTGCCAATGCAATTTTTCATGTGGATTCAACTTAAAGAGGTTGCCCCTTACGATACGCGTTTAAAAATAACAGTGAAAGCTGAGCTGAATATGATGATGAAAATGATGGTGGGAAAAAAGTTGCAGGAAGGCATTGACGCGCTAGCCGATGGTATTGCTACTGCTTTTAATGCTTTATAG
- the serS gene encoding serine--tRNA ligase, with product MLTLKQIRENTDEVIRRLAVKHFDGTVIINKIIELDDNRKAIQLQLDSTQAEQNKIAKEIGKLFAEGKKEEANEAKVKTVELKETSKKLSEELKGVEEELRNLLLQIPNLPHKSVPEGVGAQDNVVIRTGGVEPELHEEALPHWDLASKYNLIDFELGVKITGSGFPVYRGKGARLQRSLINFFLDYNTNAGYEEVEPPHMVNEDSAYGTGQLPDKDGQMYHITADGFYMIPTAEVPVTNMYRDVILHEAMLPIKLTAYTPCFRREAGSYGKDVRGLNRLHQFDKVEIVQIQHPDKSYEALEEMVQHVEGLLQKLELPYRIVKLCGGDMSFTSALTYDFEVFSAAQHKWLEVSSVSNFESYQANRMMLRFKKEGDKKAQLAHTLNGSSLALPRIVAALLENNQTPEGIKIPKALQSYCGFDKISL from the coding sequence ATGCTAACCCTAAAACAAATTAGAGAAAACACCGATGAGGTTATCCGAAGGCTTGCCGTAAAGCACTTCGATGGCACAGTTATTATTAATAAGATAATAGAGCTTGACGACAATCGAAAAGCTATACAACTACAACTTGATTCAACTCAAGCAGAGCAGAATAAAATAGCTAAAGAGATAGGTAAACTTTTTGCAGAAGGGAAAAAAGAGGAGGCTAACGAAGCTAAAGTTAAAACAGTAGAACTAAAGGAAACATCCAAAAAGTTATCGGAAGAGCTAAAAGGAGTAGAAGAAGAGCTAAGAAATCTTCTTTTACAAATACCAAATCTGCCTCACAAATCGGTACCTGAAGGTGTTGGCGCACAAGACAACGTTGTTATTCGTACAGGAGGAGTAGAACCTGAACTGCACGAAGAAGCCCTACCCCATTGGGACTTAGCATCAAAATATAATCTAATTGACTTTGAATTAGGTGTTAAGATTACAGGAAGTGGATTTCCCGTTTACAGAGGTAAAGGTGCAAGATTACAGCGCTCACTAATAAACTTTTTTCTTGATTATAATACCAATGCAGGCTATGAGGAGGTAGAGCCCCCTCATATGGTAAACGAGGATTCTGCTTACGGTACAGGACAATTACCTGACAAAGATGGGCAAATGTACCATATAACAGCCGATGGTTTTTATATGATTCCAACAGCAGAAGTTCCTGTAACTAATATGTACCGCGATGTAATATTGCACGAAGCAATGTTACCCATAAAGCTTACCGCTTACACCCCTTGTTTTAGACGTGAAGCAGGGTCGTACGGAAAAGATGTAAGGGGGTTAAACAGGCTGCACCAATTTGATAAAGTTGAAATTGTTCAAATTCAGCACCCAGATAAATCGTATGAGGCATTAGAGGAAATGGTTCAACACGTAGAAGGGTTACTTCAGAAACTTGAACTTCCTTATAGAATTGTTAAACTTTGCGGTGGAGACATGAGCTTTACATCGGCCCTGACTTACGATTTTGAAGTTTTCTCGGCAGCACAGCATAAATGGCTTGAGGTAAGTTCAGTTTCTAACTTTGAATCGTACCAGGCAAACAGGATGATGCTTCGCTTTAAAAAGGAAGGTGATAAAAAAGCACAACTTGCCCACACATTAAATGGGAGTTCGCTTGCTCTTCCTAGGATTGTTGCCGCATTACTTGAAAACAACCAAACACCTGAAGGAATTAAAATACCAAAAGCATTACAATCATATTGCGGATTTGATAAGATTAGCCTTTAA
- the amrS gene encoding AmmeMemoRadiSam system radical SAM enzyme, with translation MDALHFRKIGNDKIICELCPHECSLKVGQKGICQTRINEMGRMKLLNFGVIASAGLDPIEKKPLYHFYPGSKIFSIGGYGCNLKCKFCQNYEISQYTPGHNIPPRELAPTEIVQRASQLSQNIGIAYTYNEPTVFYELMYETAILAKEKGLKNVMVSNGFINPKPLMKLLDVIDAFNIDLKAFRDDFYKTITGGTIEPVLKNLEKIKKNGNHLEIAFLVIPELNDSIEECKNMFKWIAENLGDDTPLHINRYYPSYKLDKPVTPAEKLEELFEIAIQYLKYVYIGNLQNAKKGTTTYCPSCKTKVIERIGYSTQIKMLNALGNCKNCGYGPIANLD, from the coding sequence ATGGATGCATTACACTTTAGAAAAATAGGAAATGATAAAATAATATGCGAACTCTGTCCCCATGAATGTTCTCTAAAAGTAGGGCAAAAAGGCATTTGCCAAACCCGAATAAATGAAATGGGAAGGATGAAGCTATTAAATTTTGGTGTGATTGCATCGGCGGGATTAGATCCTATTGAAAAAAAACCGCTATACCATTTTTACCCTGGTAGTAAAATATTTTCAATTGGGGGTTATGGCTGCAACCTTAAATGCAAGTTTTGTCAGAACTACGAAATTTCGCAATATACACCGGGCCACAACATTCCTCCAAGAGAATTGGCTCCAACAGAGATAGTTCAAAGAGCAAGTCAGCTTTCTCAAAATATTGGGATAGCCTATACCTATAACGAGCCAACAGTTTTTTATGAGTTAATGTATGAAACAGCAATTCTTGCAAAGGAGAAAGGGCTAAAAAACGTGATGGTTTCAAATGGTTTTATCAACCCAAAACCATTGATGAAGCTACTTGATGTAATTGATGCATTTAATATTGACCTAAAAGCATTTAGAGATGACTTTTACAAAACTATTACTGGTGGGACTATTGAGCCAGTACTGAAAAATTTAGAAAAAATCAAGAAAAATGGGAATCACCTTGAAATTGCTTTTCTTGTCATCCCTGAGCTAAACGATTCAATTGAGGAGTGCAAAAACATGTTTAAATGGATTGCCGAGAATTTAGGTGATGACACACCACTTCATATAAATCGATATTATCCTTCATATAAATTAGATAAGCCCGTAACACCAGCTGAAAAATTGGAAGAACTTTTTGAAATTGCTATTCAATATCTAAAATACGTTTATATTGGGAATTTGCAAAATGCTAAAAAAGGAACAACCACCTATTGTCCTTCCTGTAAAACAAAGGTTATTGAAAGGATTGGTTATTCAACACAAATTAAAATGTTAAATGCCCTAGGAAACTGTAAGAATTGCGGTTACGGACCGATAGCTAATCTGGATTAA
- a CDS encoding fatty acid desaturase gives MQNWVDVVSKYNYPDHSKSWWQVVNSVIPYLALWGAMYHSLKISYLLTLALALLAAGFLVRIFIIFHDCGHGSFFKDDKLNRLVGIPLGLLVFTPYHRWHRDHLIHHQTVGNLDKRGFGDVETLTVDEYLNLSKWGKLKYRIYRHPLFLFGLAPILLFLIQHRIPKSYMNFKQHVYLQLSNIAIIGIIVLLMWLIGWREFILIQLPVIYFASIAGVWLFYVQHQFERVIWKRSKDWNYQEVALNGSSFLKLPKVLQWFSGNIGYHHIHHLSPRIPNYKLQKCHEENELFSNIKPLSLKEILRAFNLRLWDEQNSKLISFDELKNSETKTS, from the coding sequence ATGCAAAATTGGGTTGATGTTGTCTCAAAATACAATTATCCCGATCATTCCAAAAGTTGGTGGCAGGTGGTGAATTCTGTTATTCCATACTTGGCTTTATGGGGAGCAATGTACCATTCTTTAAAAATTTCTTACTTGTTAACACTTGCTCTTGCCCTTTTAGCCGCTGGATTTTTGGTACGTATATTTATTATTTTTCACGATTGCGGTCATGGTTCTTTTTTTAAAGACGATAAGTTAAATAGGCTTGTTGGAATCCCTTTAGGACTTCTTGTTTTCACCCCTTATCATCGCTGGCATCGTGATCACTTAATCCATCACCAAACTGTTGGTAATTTGGATAAACGAGGCTTTGGTGATGTTGAAACTCTTACAGTTGACGAATACCTTAATCTCTCCAAATGGGGTAAATTAAAGTATCGAATATATAGACACCCTTTATTCCTTTTTGGACTCGCACCTATCCTGCTGTTTCTTATTCAGCATCGAATTCCAAAGTCATATATGAACTTTAAACAGCACGTTTATTTACAGCTATCAAACATTGCAATTATTGGTATTATTGTCCTTTTGATGTGGTTGATTGGTTGGCGAGAATTTATTCTAATTCAACTACCTGTAATTTATTTCGCTTCTATTGCAGGCGTTTGGCTCTTTTATGTTCAACATCAGTTTGAAAGGGTTATTTGGAAGCGAAGTAAAGACTGGAACTATCAAGAAGTGGCACTTAACGGGTCGTCTTTTTTAAAATTACCTAAAGTTCTACAGTGGTTTAGTGGCAATATAGGTTACCATCACATTCATCATCTGAGTCCTCGAATCCCTAATTACAAGCTACAAAAATGTCATGAGGAGAACGAGCTATTTTCTAACATCAAACCTCTCTCCTTGAAAGAAATTCTTCGTGCTTTCAACTTAAGACTTTGGGATGAGCAAAATAGTAAACTTATTTCTTTTGATGAGCTAAAAAACTCCGAAACAAAAACTTCTTAA
- a CDS encoding lysophospholipid acyltransferase family protein: MNVLNYLISFLLWVFVAITATILFIGDFIVWLLTFWWDKRLFWLHKYSTVWALFYVWINPGWKINVIGLQKISKDRPYVIVSNHQSAFDIVLLYRINRHFKWVAKRELSRVPVIGWNLILNRCILIDRASAASAKKMVLDSLKHINRGSSILIFPEGTRSKDGKVGRFKEGAFLIAQRAKVPIVPIVIEGSKDILPKPGIVNLFQKLTIKVLDPIPVEQILSLTTDQLTKQVNQIIREEHERLAPNKYNE, translated from the coding sequence ATGAATGTCCTTAACTATTTAATATCATTTCTTTTATGGGTTTTTGTTGCCATTACAGCAACAATACTATTCATAGGCGATTTTATTGTTTGGTTGCTAACATTTTGGTGGGACAAACGACTGTTTTGGCTGCACAAGTACTCTACCGTATGGGCACTGTTTTATGTCTGGATAAATCCAGGCTGGAAAATAAATGTAATAGGTCTACAGAAGATTTCTAAGGATAGGCCATATGTTATAGTATCTAATCATCAAAGTGCATTTGACATTGTTCTCTTATATCGAATTAATAGGCATTTCAAGTGGGTTGCAAAGAGAGAACTATCAAGGGTCCCTGTAATTGGTTGGAACCTCATACTGAATAGATGTATCTTAATTGACCGAGCTAGTGCAGCAAGCGCAAAAAAAATGGTTTTAGATAGTTTGAAGCACATAAATAGAGGTAGTTCAATCCTTATTTTCCCTGAAGGAACTCGATCAAAAGATGGCAAAGTAGGACGTTTCAAAGAGGGTGCATTCTTAATAGCACAGAGAGCAAAGGTTCCAATTGTACCTATTGTAATAGAGGGTTCAAAAGATATACTCCCAAAACCAGGTATTGTTAACCTTTTTCAAAAGCTAACAATAAAAGTTTTAGACCCCATTCCTGTTGAACAAATTCTTTCACTCACAACAGATCAGCTTACAAAACAAGTAAACCAAATCATTAGAGAAGAGCATGAGCGTTTGGCCCCAAATAAGTATAATGAATAG
- a CDS encoding aminoacyl-histidine dipeptidase gives MNKEIFKLEPQALWKHFYSLTQIPRPSKKEKAVIDFVVDFGKKLGLETIVDEVGNVIIRKPATPGMENRKGVVLQGHLDMVPQKNSDKVHDFEKDPIEAYVDGEWVTANGTTLGADNGIGVAAAMAVLEATDLQHGPIEALFTIDEETGMTGAFGLKPGLLQGDILINMDSEDEGELYVGCAGGLDANIEFEVKHDKMPSGFTSYKLAVTGLKGGHSGMDISLGRANSIKLLFRFLYNAEKDFGVKVASIDGGSLRNAIPREAFAVVAVPSEKAAEFEKAVSEFEKIFKAEFALTEPTLAFNVEKADSPEMIFDSESQSKIVRAFFGCPNGVVRMSDAMPGLVETSTNLARVYSEGDKVYGQCLLRSSVDSAKDALAQKIAAIFELAGAKIDFDGGYPGWKPNPDSVILKVMQNVYNDMYGKIPEIKAIHAGLECGLLGGVYPNWDMISFGPTIRFPHSPDEKVHIESVKKFWDFLVETLKNIPEK, from the coding sequence ATGAACAAGGAAATATTTAAGCTTGAACCTCAAGCTTTATGGAAACATTTTTATAGTTTGACACAAATTCCACGACCATCAAAAAAAGAGAAAGCTGTAATTGATTTCGTGGTGGATTTTGGCAAGAAATTAGGCCTTGAGACAATTGTCGACGAGGTTGGTAACGTAATTATAAGGAAGCCTGCTACTCCAGGAATGGAAAATAGGAAGGGAGTTGTCCTACAAGGCCATCTAGATATGGTTCCACAGAAAAACAGCGATAAGGTTCACGATTTTGAAAAAGATCCCATTGAGGCTTATGTTGATGGCGAATGGGTTACAGCCAATGGAACTACACTTGGTGCCGATAATGGAATCGGCGTTGCTGCAGCAATGGCTGTTCTTGAGGCTACCGATTTACAACATGGCCCTATTGAAGCCCTGTTTACAATTGATGAAGAAACTGGAATGACTGGCGCTTTCGGTTTAAAACCTGGTTTACTTCAAGGCGATATTCTTATCAACATGGATTCAGAAGATGAGGGTGAGCTATATGTTGGTTGCGCTGGTGGCTTAGATGCTAATATTGAATTCGAGGTGAAGCATGATAAAATGCCTAGCGGTTTTACATCATATAAACTGGCTGTCACTGGTTTGAAAGGTGGACACTCTGGCATGGATATTAGCCTAGGTCGTGCTAACTCTATTAAGCTACTTTTCCGTTTCCTATATAATGCCGAGAAGGATTTTGGTGTGAAAGTAGCATCAATTGACGGAGGAAGTCTTCGAAATGCAATACCTAGGGAAGCTTTTGCTGTTGTGGCTGTTCCATCTGAAAAAGCCGCTGAATTTGAAAAGGCTGTGAGTGAATTTGAGAAGATATTCAAAGCCGAGTTTGCTTTAACAGAACCAACTCTTGCGTTTAATGTTGAAAAGGCGGATAGCCCCGAGATGATTTTTGATTCCGAATCCCAATCAAAAATAGTAAGAGCATTCTTCGGCTGTCCTAATGGTGTGGTTAGAATGAGCGATGCAATGCCTGGCTTAGTTGAAACTTCAACCAACCTTGCTCGCGTTTATTCTGAGGGTGACAAAGTTTATGGGCAATGTCTTTTAAGGAGTTCTGTAGATTCAGCTAAAGATGCTTTAGCTCAAAAAATAGCTGCAATTTTTGAACTTGCTGGAGCCAAAATTGATTTTGACGGCGGTTATCCAGGTTGGAAACCAAATCCCGATTCAGTTATATTAAAGGTGATGCAGAATGTTTATAATGATATGTATGGCAAAATCCCTGAGATCAAAGCCATACATGCTGGCCTTGAGTGTGGATTGCTTGGTGGTGTTTATCCAAATTGGGATATGATTTCATTTGGTCCTACTATTAGGTTCCCTCATTCACCAGATGAGAAAGTGCATATTGAATCGGTTAAAAAATTCTGGGATTTCTTAGTTGAAACTTTAAAGAATATTCCTGAAAAATAA
- a CDS encoding sodium/proline symporter gives MSENLQLASVMIGYMALLIGWGVFHGRKVKNNADFAIAGRTLPGWVAALSERATGESSWALLGLPGAAYAMGIAELWTAIGCVLGIIAAWWLLAWRLRDEAEKYSANTFSDYLAKRHGEMGKWIRLVSSSTIVFFFFLYVGAQFLGGGKTLDTMFGIDPKWGMLITALVIIPYTIYGGFQSVVYTDVIQSLVMILTLTVGPIVGFIYLANHPEVYSQSIVVALENASPTHASLFNGLKGAAAGMFLVGGFSWFFGYLGGMPQLTMRFMAIKDAKQAKMARNIGISWTVVAYIGAMLLGMIGLAIFGPNTLTDREYVMPATILKIFPPAIASLLITGAIAAMISTADSLLILSSTELSENIVKQFRKVSDSKIVLRQSRIITALLAIIALTVAYISPQKIIFTLVSYVWAGIGCTFSVVILLTLFWKKFHGRAALSAMVAGLVFTIVWISTGMDKVVTAKLVNFIFTGLVAVIATFIFKSEIK, from the coding sequence ATGTCTGAAAATTTACAACTTGCCAGCGTGATGATTGGCTATATGGCTTTGCTTATTGGATGGGGAGTTTTTCATGGTAGAAAGGTAAAAAATAATGCTGATTTTGCAATTGCGGGACGAACGCTACCTGGATGGGTTGCTGCTCTTTCCGAGAGAGCAACCGGAGAATCATCTTGGGCATTGCTTGGCCTTCCTGGAGCCGCTTATGCTATGGGAATTGCTGAGTTATGGACTGCAATTGGGTGTGTATTGGGAATTATAGCGGCCTGGTGGCTTCTTGCCTGGCGTCTTCGCGATGAGGCCGAAAAGTACTCTGCTAATACCTTTTCCGATTATCTGGCCAAACGCCATGGTGAAATGGGAAAATGGATTAGGTTGGTTAGTAGTTCAACCATTGTTTTCTTTTTCTTTCTATATGTTGGTGCACAGTTTTTGGGTGGTGGAAAAACGCTTGATACCATGTTTGGGATTGATCCCAAGTGGGGAATGCTCATCACTGCTTTGGTAATAATCCCTTATACTATATATGGTGGGTTTCAAAGCGTAGTTTACACCGATGTTATTCAGTCGTTGGTTATGATTTTAACGCTTACCGTTGGGCCAATAGTTGGCTTTATTTACCTGGCAAATCACCCTGAGGTTTACTCCCAGTCAATTGTTGTTGCTCTTGAAAATGCAAGCCCTACCCATGCATCCCTTTTTAATGGGCTAAAAGGAGCTGCTGCTGGTATGTTTTTGGTTGGCGGTTTTAGCTGGTTCTTTGGTTATTTGGGAGGGATGCCTCAACTAACAATGCGTTTTATGGCAATTAAAGATGCTAAACAAGCTAAAATGGCTAGGAATATTGGTATTTCATGGACAGTGGTGGCTTATATTGGCGCAATGCTTCTTGGAATGATAGGTCTAGCAATTTTTGGCCCCAATACATTAACCGACAGGGAGTACGTAATGCCTGCTACAATACTTAAGATCTTTCCTCCTGCAATTGCATCTTTGCTTATCACTGGTGCTATAGCTGCAATGATATCAACAGCCGATTCTTTGCTAATACTTTCATCAACAGAACTTAGTGAAAATATTGTTAAACAGTTCAGAAAGGTTTCCGATTCTAAAATAGTACTTCGTCAATCAAGGATTATTACTGCTTTGTTGGCCATTATTGCATTAACAGTTGCTTACATATCGCCTCAAAAAATAATTTTCACCCTTGTAAGCTATGTCTGGGCTGGGATTGGATGCACCTTTTCGGTAGTAATCCTTCTAACACTTTTCTGGAAGAAATTTCATGGTAGAGCTGCTTTATCTGCAATGGTTGCTGGACTAGTTTTTACGATTGTTTGGATAAGCACAGGGATGGATAAAGTGGTTACGGCTAAGCTTGTTAATTTTATTTTTACTGGTTTAGTTGCGGTTATAGCTACTTTTATCTTTAAATCTGAAATCAAATAG
- a CDS encoding biotin--[acetyl-CoA-carboxylase] ligase, translating into MVFKVIRYKKVTSTNDVCQNLASEGAAHGTVVVSEYQEFGRGQRGNTWESEKSKNLTFSILTRPTFLSVVEQFYLSKITALSVTDWISAYIEKNRVKIKWPNDIYVDDKKIAGILIENSFSTQYINTSIIGIGININQDEFSDELPNPTSLKVENGNEIDLELCLAEILECFKGRFAMLEQGQNYDIDKDYLNRIYRKDKYFTYLSGTTKFEAKIVDVEPTGELVLQTKSGEVKRFAFKEIGFVI; encoded by the coding sequence GTGGTTTTCAAAGTTATTAGATACAAAAAGGTAACATCAACAAACGATGTATGTCAAAACCTGGCTAGCGAAGGAGCTGCTCACGGTACAGTAGTTGTTTCTGAATATCAAGAATTTGGCAGAGGACAAAGAGGGAATACTTGGGAGAGCGAAAAGTCAAAAAACCTAACATTTAGCATACTTACCCGTCCAACTTTTTTATCAGTAGTTGAGCAGTTTTACCTTTCTAAGATAACAGCTCTATCTGTAACCGATTGGATTTCGGCATACATTGAAAAAAACAGAGTTAAAATCAAATGGCCAAACGATATATATGTAGATGACAAAAAGATAGCAGGAATACTTATTGAGAACAGTTTTAGCACACAATATATCAATACATCAATTATAGGGATTGGGATTAATATTAATCAAGATGAATTTTCAGATGAACTGCCAAATCCAACTTCACTCAAAGTTGAGAATGGTAACGAAATAGATTTAGAATTATGCTTAGCAGAAATCCTAGAATGTTTTAAGGGAAGATTTGCCATGCTAGAGCAAGGGCAAAATTATGATATTGACAAAGATTATCTTAATAGGATCTACCGGAAAGATAAATATTTCACATACCTTTCAGGAACTACAAAGTTTGAAGCAAAAATTGTTGATGTTGAGCCAACAGGAGAACTAGTGCTTCAAACTAAAAGTGGCGAAGTTAAACGTTTTGCCTTTAAAGAGATTGGCTTTGTTATCTGA
- a CDS encoding lipoate--protein ligase family protein produces the protein MKIFLQESTDPYFNIATEEHLLKNYNEEFVILYRNYPSVIVGKHQNTMAEVNHKFIKENGIQVVRRISGGGAVYHDLGNVNFSFIHNGETGNLINFQKYTSPVIDFLKSLSLDATLGPKNEISINGLKVSGNAEHVYKNRVLHHGTLLYETNLYNLEQSLKSNENNYNDKAVRSNRSKTENIKELLSNKLSCEAFTSLLANHLMEWYGITSNHKLNQNDVKAINELIESKYKKFEWNYGYNSNYEYITKINGNPVKIIIQDGIISEIQLNNSEINNSSLKKLFANLIGKEHTLESVEKILSDFQINGLKSENLI, from the coding sequence ATGAAAATATTTCTACAGGAATCAACTGACCCATATTTTAACATAGCCACAGAAGAACATCTATTAAAAAATTATAATGAAGAATTTGTTATTCTTTATCGCAATTATCCATCTGTAATTGTTGGGAAACACCAAAACACAATGGCAGAAGTTAACCATAAGTTCATTAAAGAGAATGGTATTCAAGTTGTTCGAAGAATCTCAGGTGGAGGTGCAGTTTACCACGACTTAGGTAATGTGAACTTTAGCTTTATTCATAACGGAGAAACAGGCAACCTGATAAATTTTCAAAAATACACTAGCCCAGTAATTGATTTTCTGAAATCTTTAAGTTTAGATGCAACATTAGGCCCAAAGAATGAGATATCAATAAATGGCCTAAAGGTTTCGGGTAACGCAGAACACGTATATAAAAACAGGGTGCTGCATCATGGAACTTTACTATATGAAACCAATCTATATAACTTAGAACAGTCATTGAAATCAAATGAAAACAACTATAACGACAAAGCGGTTCGTTCAAATAGATCGAAAACCGAAAATATAAAAGAATTGCTTTCAAACAAGCTAAGCTGCGAAGCATTTACTAGTCTATTGGCTAATCATCTAATGGAGTGGTATGGAATAACAAGCAACCACAAACTGAACCAAAATGACGTAAAAGCAATAAATGAGCTAATTGAGTCAAAATACAAAAAGTTTGAATGGAATTACGGCTACAACTCTAACTATGAGTACATAACCAAGATCAATGGAAATCCTGTTAAAATCATCATACAAGATGGTATAATTTCAGAGATTCAGTTGAACAATTCTGAAATCAATAATAGTAGCTTAAAAAAACTCTTTGCAAACCTAATTGGCAAAGAGCATACACTTGAAAGTGTTGAAAAGATTTTATCCGATTTTCAGATTAATGGTTTAAAATCAGAAAATCTTATCTAG
- the rplU gene encoding 50S ribosomal protein L21 has translation MYAIVDIAGQQFKVEKDQKIFVNLLEGEEGAEVKFDKVLLVENEGKVLVGTPEVENASVTAKILGHVKGDKVIVFKKKRRKGYKVKRGHRQNYTQIQISEIVA, from the coding sequence ATGTACGCTATTGTAGATATTGCAGGACAGCAGTTTAAAGTAGAAAAAGATCAGAAGATCTTTGTAAACCTTCTTGAAGGAGAGGAAGGTGCTGAGGTAAAATTCGACAAGGTTTTGCTAGTTGAAAATGAGGGTAAGGTTCTTGTAGGTACCCCTGAGGTTGAAAATGCTTCAGTAACTGCAAAAATACTTGGTCATGTAAAAGGCGATAAGGTTATCGTTTTCAAGAAAAAACGCCGTAAAGGTTATAAGGTAAAAAGGGGTCATCGTCAGAATTACACCCAAATTCAAATTTCTGAAATTGTAGCATAA
- the rpmA gene encoding 50S ribosomal protein L27, protein MAHKKGVGSSRNGRESHSKRLGVKLFGGQFAKAGNIIVRQRGTKHNPGLNVGIGKDHTLYALVDGVVTFRKKADNKSYVSVLPVEQ, encoded by the coding sequence ATGGCACACAAAAAAGGAGTTGGTAGTTCCCGAAATGGTCGTGAATCGCACAGCAAACGTTTAGGTGTAAAACTATTTGGTGGTCAGTTTGCAAAAGCTGGTAACATTATTGTTCGCCAAAGAGGAACTAAGCATAACCCAGGATTAAACGTTGGTATAGGTAAGGATCACACCCTATATGCATTGGTTGACGGTGTGGTTACTTTTAGGAAAAAAGCCGACAACAAATCTTACGTTTCTGTTTTACCAGTTGAGCAGTAG